Genomic segment of Macellibacteroides fermentans:
TGGGTTTTTCGTTGAATGAGGCATCCGTATAGTTGTTTCGGGCAGGCTCGCGGTGAGCGATTGCTGCAGAAGCAAACACTTTCTGGTTTTGATTAATCTGGTAATGCAGTCCGGCTTTGGGATTGAAGAAATTAAAATTCTTATTTACATCCAATTTTTGCATCTCTCCGTTAATCCAATCCCAGGTGTCATTCTGTCCATCAATGGAGTAATCAATAAATCTATATTGTATATCTCCATAAGCAGTTAGTCCCTCTGTAATAGAATAAGTAGCCTTCAGGTACACGTTGGCATCGGTTTTTGTTCCGTTACTTTCGTAGAATGTATGATCGGGCGATAAATTACCTATGTAATTCTTCACCCAGATAACTTTCCCGAAGTGATCTCCGTCGTATCTGTTGGCAGCCCCTCCGAAGGTAAGGTTCCATCTATCTTTTAGGTAGTTAAGCGACACAACACCTCCAGCAAAATGGTTATCAAGCCACTTTCGGCGCACTAAATCACTTTTCTTCACCGTCTCATTTCCATATTCAAAAGGAATAAGACCATATTCCAGAAGTTTACGATCGGTTTTATACTCTTCATAATATCCTTTACCACGCGTGTAATGCAGTCCGGCATTCAGTGTGAGTGATGGAGTAAATGTATGGGTGAGCAAAAACTGATAATGCGTCTGTTTGTAATTGTCGGTCTGATTTTCGTAATACATCGGATTCCCGTTTGCGTCGTCACCCATATATCCGCTGGGATTATAGGTACGATCTGTCTCCAGTTTGTCTTTAGGTACTCCGTCCCAGGCATGATACGTCTTTTCTTCCCCTCTGAAGGTGATGAATTTCAATACGGTATTTGCCCCATAATACCCAGCCTGAGCAAAATAGGATTTTAAATCTGTAGAAGCCCTGTCGATAAATCCATCCGAATTGATTCCCGAAATCCGGGCATCAAACGCCCAATGCTTGTTAAGAAGTCCGGTTCCCATCTTCACCTGAGCCTTAGTCGTATTAAAAGCACCGTAAGTTCCAGATAATTCACCGTATGCCTTGTTGGACAAATTCTCTGTCTTCATATTGATACTTGCACCAAATGCTCCTGCTCCATTGGTAGAGGTACCGACTCCCCGCTGTACCTGAAGGTCTTCCAGAGAAGAGGCAATATCCGGCATATTAACCCAGAATACGCCATGCGATTCGGAATCGTTCAACGGAATGCCGTTGGTAGTAACATTGATACGTGTTGCATCGGTTCCCCTGATACGGAAGTTGGTATAACCGATGCCGGCACCTGCGTCCGAAGTCGCAACCACCGATGGAGAAAGTGTTAGAAGAAACGGAATGTCTTGTCCGAAGTTTTGTTTTTTAATCTCTTCTTTACCAATGTTAGTGTATGCAACCGGAATATTAACTCCGGCACGTGTAGATACAACTTGCACCTCCTGCAGGTTAATCAATCGCAGACTATCCTGTTTTTCTTGTGCAAATGAATAGATACCGGCAATACAAGTGCCGGCAAGCAATAAAAACGCTTTTCTCATTTCTAATAAATTAAATAGTAAAACGGAAAGGGGACTTTCCTTCTCCTCCCTACGCCAGCATTACCTGGATCAGGTTATGGGTATGATCTCAGCCCGTACTATTAAGGCACCCCCCTATGATAATTAGAGGCAAAGGTACTTCTTTTTTTATTAGAAACAAGCAAGTGGATACGAATCGTGCACAAAACAAAGAATTACCCCTCCAATCACGAACCTGTTCCCTTACGTATTTTAACCTCTTCTATACATAGATTATTCATTTTGCCAGTTATATATTATTCAGTAGCCAGCTGCATACTGTAAGTTTAACATATGGATAACTTGCAGTTGACAGCTGCCTACTGCAAGTTAAACAGCTGCCTACCGAATAGTTGTCTATTATAAAATGGATAGTTTATTGTATACTTTGGGGTTAATCTATTGCAAGCCGGGCTTTCCATCCCTCCAGATCACCTCATTTTGTGTTATATACCAAGTTTTACCATTATCGTTGTTACCCTGATAAAACAGATAAGTACGACCGTCAACATCAGTAAAGATATGTGGATGCCCCGATTCGCTGGAGTTCCACTCCCCGGGCTTTCCGTTTCTTACAAACGGTTCATCGCTTAATCGTTTCCATACAATCCCGTCCGTACCCTCAGCCACACCGATCTGCTGCGGAGCATTATTGTAAGAACCGGCATAGAACATGTATAGCTTATCTCCTTTTTGGGCAATGGAAGCACCTTCAATACATTTTCCCTCCCAGGGATATTTTGGATATAAAATAGAAGAGTCGGCTGCCTGCACCCAGTCCTCACGGCTGAAGTCTGAGTTAACAGGTGCTGTAGCAACCCCTTGCATCTGGATCTGATACTCCTTATCTCGTGTTGCAAAATACAGGAAATAACGACCTTTAAACTCGAATACTTCGGCATCGATTGCCCGTCCGCAATTCCAGTCGCCAGTCGGCCGGAAAATAGGATTCGTAGGATTCCTGTCAAAATGAATTCCATCCTGCGATACTGCGTGGCAGATTGCATCATCTTTCCCATTTCCATACGTCTGGTAGAACAGATGCACCTTTCCATCCTTTACTAAAGCCCCTGGAGCACACAGACCCTTCTTTTCGTAATCGGCTCCGGGTGCCGGAGTGATTTCTCCCACCTTGGTCCAATTGTTCAGATCTTTGCTACGGGCTATACCTATGTTCCATCCGGACGACGGATCGCCCTTTAGTGGCGGTATCGAATAATACATAAGATAGTTCCCCTTAAAATTAACCACATGAGGATCTTTTGAATAAGGGACTCCGATACGGGATGTATCGCCAAACATCATGGCAGGCCTTTGGGCAAAAGTAGCAACAGAAAGGCATCCAACGAATAAAATCAATAATAGTCTTTTCATGATATAGAATTGAGAATATAGTTACAAAGATAAAAAAAAGGCACTCCACACAGGGAATGCCTTTTTGAAAGAATAGTAAATTCTCTTATTTTTTTGGAGCTTCTTCTTCAGGAGTAGCTTCAGGAGCTGTTGCTGGCTGTTGAGCTGTTCCGAAATCAGGAGCAATTGTATTAGGATCGATAGTTACTGCTTCGTTTACCTGCTGATTGATTTCAGATTGTGAAGCGTGCTGATCTCTGGGAATAAATGCTGTGATTACAATACTCAAAACAATTACAAATCCAGCCAGACCCCATGTAGCTTTTTCAAGAAAATCGGTTGTTTTTCTTACACCCATAATCTGGTTAGAAGAAGAGAATCCTGATGCCAAACCTCCTCCTTTTGAGTTCTGTACGAGTACGATCAGAATTAATAGTATGGACGCGATCAAGATTAAGATAGAAATAAATACGTACATCTTAGTTTTATTTTTTAGTGTTAATAATCAACTTTTCAAGAAATTTAATCTGGTCTGCAAAGTAAACATTTTTTTCCGGATATTTCAAACTTAAATTTTGAATTATTTGCATAGCTTTCTCATATCTTCTTTGTTTGATGTAAATCCGTGCCAATGTCTCTGTAAAATAGGAATCGTCGATGCCGGCCGACATATTTTCCTCGCTTGGTTTAGACAAGGGTTTATCTCTGTTACTATCTAATAGTCCGTCTGATATGGTAAATCCGGTTTCTCTTTTCTCGTCTTTGGAAATAAACGTATCAATTAGCTCATGATGCTGAAGCTGGTTTGTGTTAGATGCCTCCGCTTCTGCCCCCTTTTCGGCCAACGACCAATAGATATAATCGGACGAAACAGAAGGTTGAAAGATCAAAGAAGCTTCGGCCACGGCTTCCGTATCTGCTTCCTTAGAAGATAAAAACGCATCAATCAAAGAAAAAGTATCCGATGACGGTTTTGACGGTTTATTTTCTCCAAACATCTGCAAGCCATAATTTGAACCTTCCAGAAACATAAACAGCTTTTTTCGGTCGGGGATACCAATTGCCAACCGTTTAAGCTCAGATGCAAACCGGATATCATTTATCATGGCCATATTTTTTAAGTACAAAAGCTTCACTGTATGGAAATAGGGAAAATCTTCCATAAGCTGCCTCAGTTCGGGCAATGTTTCAGACGAAAGCTCTTCAGGCTTTTGCATCAGCTCGTATAGTCTGTCGCTCGTCATAGTTACCAGTTAGCTACGGTTGCATTATAAATTTGATCGGCAAGCTCCTCATTTATTTCCTTAAACAGGGTTTCCTGTACATTTTGAAGCATGTCGTTGCTATCAAACTCTCTGTAAGCAGAGAAAGTCTGTTCAAAATCTTCATCAGGTTTGGTTCTGTTCGTGTATCTTACTCTTACTGTTAGCGTAAGCTTTGTTCTGGATGAATAGGCATCCTCTTTAACAGCCATAGGTGTAAGGTCGCAACTGATAATTTCGCCCTCAAGTTCCAAATCGCCGTTAGCGGGAGCAAGCGATAAACGAGTCTGACGTACATATATATCTTTCATCCCTTCCGTAAAAACCTGTGCAAGGGGTGGATAGGGAACAAACGATGCCTGATTAGGAAAATCCTTAATAGTTATCGTCTTTACTTTTGAATAGTCTATCGAAGCTCCGTTAAACTTATAGGAAATTGAACAGGCAGTAAAAAGGATGATAAAAAAACAGACTACTGCGACTTTATATTTTAGCAACATACTATTCGAGATTATATTCTTTAATTTTCCTATACAGGGTTCGTTCCGAAATCTTAAGATCTGCCGCGGCATTCTTACGTCGTCCGTTGTGCTTCTCCAAAGCTTTGCGTATCATCTCTTTTTCCACCTCTTCAAGTGATAATGTTTCTTCTTCGTACGGCTCGGCATCCTGAATAGAAGGCATAGAATGGATGGAATGAGGTTGTACATAACTTGGTTCATCCACAACCGGAAGCTGTACACCTCCATTCATTATTTCGTGAACTAATTTTTTAAGTTCCGTAACATCTTTCTTCATATCGAAAAGAACCTGATACAGAATTTCTCTTTCACTGTTAAAAACCTTTTGTTCGGCTTCATGCTTTACCAAAACAGGGAATTTCTCCATTTCCACATTGGGAAGATATAGCCTAAGTACTTCGGCCGAAATATCCCGGTTCTCCTCAATTACAGAAATCCTTTCGGTGATATTCTTCAATTCACGTACGTTCCCCGGCCAACGGTAATTAATAAGCAACATACGTGCATCATCGTCTAAACGGATGGAGGGCATTCTATACTTCTCGGCACAGTCGCTGGCAAACTTTCTAAAAAGAAGAAGGATATCTTCAGATCGTTCGCGCAATGGGGGTATCTGGATAGGAATTGTGTTCAATCGATAATACAAGTCTTCACGAAATTTTCCCTGAGATACGGCTTGAGCCAGGTTTACATTCGTTGCAGCAACAATTCTTACATTCGTTTTTTGAACTTTAGAAGAACCTACCCTCATAAATTCGCCCGATTCTAACACGCGTAACAAATATGCTTGGGTCTGAAGCGGTAACTCTCCTACTTCATCCAGAAAAAGTGTACCGCCATCTGCCACTTCAAAATACCCTTTACGCTCGGAACGGGCATCCGTAAAGGATCCCTTTTCGTGTCCGAAAAGCTCAGAATCGATTGTTCCCGCAGGAATTGCACCACAATTCACAGCAATATACTGTCCATGTTTACGGGGACTATTTTGATGTATAATCTGTGGGAAAGTCTCTTTTCCCACACCACTTTCTCCTGTAATCAGAACAGATAAATCTGTCGGAGCCACTTGTAATGCTATATCAATCGCCCGGTTCAAGGCCGTATTATTGCCTATTATACCAAAGCGCTGTTTTATTTGTTGCAAATCTACCTTCATTTATCTTTTATATTAGCTGTAAAACTCAGTTATAATGCCAAAATTACAAATGATTATCGAATAATCTGCTATTTGACTGAGGATGATTTGATGTTAAATCATTTTTTTAAGGCATAGGTTTTCTCGTACAAAAATTTGGCAAATTCTTCGTCCGAGGTATAGCTGTTTTGTTCTTCAACCGATATAGGTGCTCCTATATAAACGTCCATCACTTTCCCATGCTTATTAAATGCTTCAATA
This window contains:
- a CDS encoding TonB-dependent receptor: MRKAFLLLAGTCIAGIYSFAQEKQDSLRLINLQEVQVVSTRAGVNIPVAYTNIGKEEIKKQNFGQDIPFLLTLSPSVVATSDAGAGIGYTNFRIRGTDATRINVTTNGIPLNDSESHGVFWVNMPDIASSLEDLQVQRGVGTSTNGAGAFGASINMKTENLSNKAYGELSGTYGAFNTTKAQVKMGTGLLNKHWAFDARISGINSDGFIDRASTDLKSYFAQAGYYGANTVLKFITFRGEEKTYHAWDGVPKDKLETDRTYNPSGYMGDDANGNPMYYENQTDNYKQTHYQFLLTHTFTPSLTLNAGLHYTRGKGYYEEYKTDRKLLEYGLIPFEYGNETVKKSDLVRRKWLDNHFAGGVVSLNYLKDRWNLTFGGAANRYDGDHFGKVIWVKNYIGNLSPDHTFYESNGTKTDANVYLKATYSITEGLTAYGDIQYRFIDYSIDGQNDTWDWINGEMQKLDVNKNFNFFNPKAGLHYQINQNQKVFASAAIAHREPARNNYTDASFNEKPKAERMIDYEAGYNFSTPLYSFGANLYYMKYKDQLVLTGKVNEIGEMLTSNIPDSYRAGIELMAAAQLTSWLRWDVNATFSKNKVKNYTEFVDLYDENWDWASQVENKLGTTTLAFSPSVVANSMLSASYKGWSAGLQSNYVGKQYIDNTSSNDRALDAYFVNNLRLGYTFSLKGLKSASVNLLVNNLFNEEYESNAWVYSYYQQPDASAGTRDRYADFGYFPQAGTHVLANLTLRF
- a CDS encoding family 43 glycosylhydrolase; its protein translation is MKRLLLILFVGCLSVATFAQRPAMMFGDTSRIGVPYSKDPHVVNFKGNYLMYYSIPPLKGDPSSGWNIGIARSKDLNNWTKVGEITPAPGADYEKKGLCAPGALVKDGKVHLFYQTYGNGKDDAICHAVSQDGIHFDRNPTNPIFRPTGDWNCGRAIDAEVFEFKGRYFLYFATRDKEYQIQMQGVATAPVNSDFSREDWVQAADSSILYPKYPWEGKCIEGASIAQKGDKLYMFYAGSYNNAPQQIGVAEGTDGIVWKRLSDEPFVRNGKPGEWNSSESGHPHIFTDVDGRTYLFYQGNNDNGKTWYITQNEVIWRDGKPGLQ
- the secG gene encoding preprotein translocase subunit SecG, coding for MYVFISILILIASILLILIVLVQNSKGGGLASGFSSSNQIMGVRKTTDFLEKATWGLAGFVIVLSIVITAFIPRDQHASQSEINQQVNEAVTIDPNTIAPDFGTAQQPATAPEATPEEEAPKK
- the lptE gene encoding LPS assembly lipoprotein LptE, producing the protein MLLKYKVAVVCFFIILFTACSISYKFNGASIDYSKVKTITIKDFPNQASFVPYPPLAQVFTEGMKDIYVRQTRLSLAPANGDLELEGEIISCDLTPMAVKEDAYSSRTKLTLTVRVRYTNRTKPDEDFEQTFSAYREFDSNDMLQNVQETLFKEINEELADQIYNATVANW
- a CDS encoding sigma-54 interaction domain-containing protein, which translates into the protein MKVDLQQIKQRFGIIGNNTALNRAIDIALQVAPTDLSVLITGESGVGKETFPQIIHQNSPRKHGQYIAVNCGAIPAGTIDSELFGHEKGSFTDARSERKGYFEVADGGTLFLDEVGELPLQTQAYLLRVLESGEFMRVGSSKVQKTNVRIVAATNVNLAQAVSQGKFREDLYYRLNTIPIQIPPLRERSEDILLLFRKFASDCAEKYRMPSIRLDDDARMLLINYRWPGNVRELKNITERISVIEENRDISAEVLRLYLPNVEMEKFPVLVKHEAEQKVFNSEREILYQVLFDMKKDVTELKKLVHEIMNGGVQLPVVDEPSYVQPHSIHSMPSIQDAEPYEEETLSLEEVEKEMIRKALEKHNGRRKNAAADLKISERTLYRKIKEYNLE